Proteins from one Panicum virgatum strain AP13 chromosome 7K, P.virgatum_v5, whole genome shotgun sequence genomic window:
- the LOC120640204 gene encoding GDT1-like protein 2, chloroplastic isoform X2, translated as MVVAVAVATAARWPGGATARPQAARGSCRVAAEPEHKADTARLLPWMKPIRHDVRVQMSNVNIGAGSYEEDGANSHGEHLDNSATRDSNKPTKPLSGSSFQSIGAALLLCALAAGFFFKGQPSAVVSMLAKSGFTAAFTLIFVSEIGDKTFFIAALLAMQYQKALVLLGSTAALSLMTIVSVIIGRVFQSVPTQFQTTLPIGEYAAVVLLAFFGFKSIKDALALPDSANGNIEGNSESGELAEAEELVKEKVSKKLTSPLEVLWKSFSLVFLAEWGDRSMLATIALGAAQSPLGVASGAIAGHLIATVLAILGGGFLANYLSEKLVGLLGGVLFLLFAAATLFGVF; from the exons atggtggtggcagtggcggtGGCTACTGCCGCGCGGTGGCCCGGCGGAGCCACGGCGCGCCCGCAGGCAGCGAGGGGCTcctgccgcgtcgccgccgagcCCGAGCACAAGGCGGACACGGCCAG GTTGTTACCATGGATGAAACCAATAAGACATGACGTTAGGGTGCAAATGTCCAATGTAAATATTGGTGCTGGGAGCTATGAAGAAGATGGAGCAAATAGCCATGGAGAACATTTGGATAATTCTGCTACCAGAGATTCCAATAAACC AACAAAACCACTTTCAGGATCTAGTTTCCAATCTATTGGTGCCGCGCTACTTCTCTGCGCCCTGGCAGCTGGTTTTTTCTTTAAAGGACAACCATCTGCAGTTGTATCTATGCTGGCAAAATCAGGTTTCACGGCAGCATTTACACTGATTTTTGTATCTGAGATTGGAGATAAG ACATTTTTCATTGCCGCACTACTCGCAATGCAATATCAAAAAGCATTG GTTTTACTTGGGTCAACGGCTGCCCTTTCCCTGATGACTATTGTGAGTGTTATAATTGGACGGGTTTTCCAGTCTGTACCAACACAGTTTCAAACAA CATTACCGATAGGAGAGTATGCTGCAGTTGTTCTGCTGGCATTCTTTGGTTTTAAGTCAATAAAAGATGCATTGGCACTTCCTGATAGTGCCAATGGGAACATTGAGGGAAACTCTGAGAGTGGGGAACTGGCTGAGGCTGAGGAGCTTGTCAAAGAAAAG GTTTCTAAGAAGCTCACCAGCCCTCTTGAGGTCCTTTGGAAGTCCTTCAGTCTTGTTTTCCTTGCG GAGTGGGGAGATCGGTCTATGCTGGCTACAATTGCTTTGGGTGCTGCACAG TCTCCTTTGGGCGTTGCTAGTGGAGCCATAGCTGGACACTTGATTGCAACTGTCCTTGCTATTCTTGGGGGAGGATTCCTGGCCAACTACCTATCCGAGAAGCTG
- the LOC120640204 gene encoding GDT1-like protein 2, chloroplastic isoform X1, which produces MVVAVAVATAARWPGGATARPQAARGSCRVAAEPEHKADTARFVKYRLLPWMKPIRHDVRVQMSNVNIGAGSYEEDGANSHGEHLDNSATRDSNKPTKPLSGSSFQSIGAALLLCALAAGFFFKGQPSAVVSMLAKSGFTAAFTLIFVSEIGDKTFFIAALLAMQYQKALVLLGSTAALSLMTIVSVIIGRVFQSVPTQFQTTLPIGEYAAVVLLAFFGFKSIKDALALPDSANGNIEGNSESGELAEAEELVKEKVSKKLTSPLEVLWKSFSLVFLAEWGDRSMLATIALGAAQSPLGVASGAIAGHLIATVLAILGGGFLANYLSEKLVGLLGGVLFLLFAAATLFGVF; this is translated from the exons atggtggtggcagtggcggtGGCTACTGCCGCGCGGTGGCCCGGCGGAGCCACGGCGCGCCCGCAGGCAGCGAGGGGCTcctgccgcgtcgccgccgagcCCGAGCACAAGGCGGACACGGCCAGGTTTG TAAAATATAGGTTGTTACCATGGATGAAACCAATAAGACATGACGTTAGGGTGCAAATGTCCAATGTAAATATTGGTGCTGGGAGCTATGAAGAAGATGGAGCAAATAGCCATGGAGAACATTTGGATAATTCTGCTACCAGAGATTCCAATAAACC AACAAAACCACTTTCAGGATCTAGTTTCCAATCTATTGGTGCCGCGCTACTTCTCTGCGCCCTGGCAGCTGGTTTTTTCTTTAAAGGACAACCATCTGCAGTTGTATCTATGCTGGCAAAATCAGGTTTCACGGCAGCATTTACACTGATTTTTGTATCTGAGATTGGAGATAAG ACATTTTTCATTGCCGCACTACTCGCAATGCAATATCAAAAAGCATTG GTTTTACTTGGGTCAACGGCTGCCCTTTCCCTGATGACTATTGTGAGTGTTATAATTGGACGGGTTTTCCAGTCTGTACCAACACAGTTTCAAACAA CATTACCGATAGGAGAGTATGCTGCAGTTGTTCTGCTGGCATTCTTTGGTTTTAAGTCAATAAAAGATGCATTGGCACTTCCTGATAGTGCCAATGGGAACATTGAGGGAAACTCTGAGAGTGGGGAACTGGCTGAGGCTGAGGAGCTTGTCAAAGAAAAG GTTTCTAAGAAGCTCACCAGCCCTCTTGAGGTCCTTTGGAAGTCCTTCAGTCTTGTTTTCCTTGCG GAGTGGGGAGATCGGTCTATGCTGGCTACAATTGCTTTGGGTGCTGCACAG TCTCCTTTGGGCGTTGCTAGTGGAGCCATAGCTGGACACTTGATTGCAACTGTCCTTGCTATTCTTGGGGGAGGATTCCTGGCCAACTACCTATCCGAGAAGCTG